The Candidatus Leptovillus gracilis genome window below encodes:
- the cas6 gene encoding CRISPR system precrRNA processing endoribonuclease RAMP protein Cas6: MHTITYTFTPLRDPVNGRSIHARGLHGFLFNITGQADRAESDWLHRHPTPRPFTFVPLYNDAGHLAGLRLSALTDRAATLFQRTGEWFARERRPCHIGGQEFTIADVQTVPGPGWPQLALSQPGHQVGLRFLSPTAFKQGPRHLPLPMPGNVFAGPQRIWETFAPPMLRLPEGWLDWCARDVFITRHSIETVTVAIDQREQFTGFVGEVWFLAHQGQEIDLCAWQALTDLATFCGVGHKTTMGMGAVARL; the protein is encoded by the coding sequence ATGCACACCATTACCTACACCTTCACCCCCCTGCGTGATCCGGTCAACGGCCGTTCCATCCACGCCCGCGGCCTGCACGGCTTCCTCTTCAACATCACCGGCCAGGCCGACCGGGCCGAATCCGACTGGCTGCACCGCCACCCCACGCCCCGGCCGTTCACCTTTGTGCCGCTCTACAACGACGCCGGCCATCTGGCCGGGCTGCGCCTCTCTGCCCTGACCGACCGCGCCGCCACGCTCTTCCAGCGCACCGGCGAATGGTTCGCCCGCGAGCGACGGCCGTGCCACATTGGCGGGCAGGAATTCACCATCGCTGACGTGCAGACCGTGCCCGGCCCCGGCTGGCCGCAGCTGGCTCTCAGCCAACCCGGCCATCAGGTTGGGCTGCGCTTCCTCTCGCCCACCGCCTTCAAGCAAGGGCCGCGCCATCTGCCCTTGCCCATGCCGGGCAACGTCTTCGCCGGGCCGCAGCGCATCTGGGAAACATTTGCCCCACCTATGCTGCGGCTGCCCGAAGGCTGGCTGGATTGGTGCGCCCGCGATGTATTCATCACCCGGCACAGCATCGAGACGGTGACGGTGGCCATAGACCAACGCGAACAATTCACTGGCTTTGTCGGCGAAGTCTGGTTCCTGGCCCATCAGGGGCAAGAGATTGACCTATGCGCCTGGCAGGCGCTGACCGACCTGGCTACCTTCTGCGGCGTCGGCCACAAAACGACGATGGGGATGGGAGCAGTCGCCCGGCTCTGA